The stretch of DNA TATGACCAGAAGATGACCTTACCCATCCCTTTGAACATCTTCTTCGATGGCATCGTAATTACTCCAGTTCCGAAGGATGGATGATCCGCCCATCTTTCATATATATCTGCCGGTCAGCCCGGTAGGCGGCTTCGAGGTTGTGGGTTATCATAACGATGGTTTGATTAAGCCGTTCGTTTAACTCCCGGAGAAGGTCTATTATTATATCGGAGTTGGCGGAGTCGAGGTTGCCGGTAGGCTCATCTGCCAGGATGATATCCGGCTCGTTGATTAGCGCCCGGGCGATAGCCACTCTTTGTTGCTCTCCCATCGAAAGCTCGAGCGGTTTGTGTTTTACCTTGTTTTTCAGCCCGACGAGCTCAAGTAGTCTCAGCGCCTTCTCTTTATCACTTCTTCCCTCGTTTGCGATCTGCATCGCGATCTCAAGGTTACCCAGGGCGGTGAGTGTGGGAAAAAGGTTGAACATCTGAAAGACGAAGCCGATCTTCTTCCTCCTTATCCTCGCCCTGACATTCTCATCTACGCTCGAAAGCTCAATCCCATCTACTATGACCTTCCCCGCGGTGGGTTTTGCCATTCCCCCCATAAGGTAGAGAAGGGTTGACTTGCCGCACCCTGAAGGACCAACAATAGAGACGAATTCACCCCGTTTTATCGCTAAATCCACCCCCTTCAGGGCATGGATCTCTATTTTCCCCACCCTATAGACCTTCCGTAGGTTCTCCGTCTTTAGTACTATATCGTTCTCCATCTTACCTTTCTTCCTTTACTATCTCCATATCAGGGGGAACCTGATAGTTGAAGGCATCAGGAGATATCTCCTCGTTTACCTTGATATTCCCAAAAGTAAGCCTGAGATTTACCCTCTCAAAGGGCCTTTTTATAAAGACCAATTTAGGGAAAAGGATCGCCCCGCAATCACGGTAATTCCGGAAGTAAACTTCACTTACCAACCGACCCCGCTCGTCGAATAGTTGATGATGTTCTATGGTAAGCTCCTTCCGCTCGATCCAAATCCGCCGCTCACTGTGAAGCCCGTCGCTGTCTTTCTTTACCACATTGATTATATAAAAATTGGGTAAAATATCAAGGAAGGCGTATTTGTTTTCCCCCAGTTGGATCTTGTCGAGGAGGAGGGCGTCTATAATCGCCTTGGGTTTTAATCGCACCATCTCTTCCGTGCCCGTTCCTGAGGATAATACCTTTAGGGGCGAGGGGATATCGGCTCTGCCGGTATAGACCTTCTTTCGCGAAGGGATAGCGAACCAGTAGCTCTCTCCATCGGATACCAGAAGGAAGAAGGTGGGAAGAAGGGGTTTGTATCCTTTCAGTCGGATCTTATTCGGTTTCATAAGGAGCATCCGGGCGCTACAGGCGAGGAACTTGGCAGATGGTGCTGGCTTAAACTCAATCCTAAGCGAAGCGATGAGGGAGTGTATCCTCTGATTGCGCTCGTTGATCTTTTCTATTAGCTCGGGAAGGGTGGCTTTCTTATAGCTGGGCAGAGGAGCCCCTTTAGGGATGATTTTGGGAGCACAAGATATGAGAAACGGTAGCAAAATTAGTAAAATAAACCTTCTCATTTCCTTCTCCTGAAAAACTCCCTTATTATATTTAAGGACCCCTCCTATGTCAACGGATAAAGTTTGAAGCTGGAATCTTTCCCCTTCTATTGGGTATACTACGGAGGAAGGGGGATGCTACTGATGCGGTATGTTCTCTTTGCTCTTTTTTCCGGATCGTTCCTCTTACCGCTTTTCGGGAGGGGTGCTCTCTCTCCTGGGATGAAGGTGCTTTCCTGTTTCTTTCTTTTCGTGATCGTCATTGCCGTTTTTTCGTCCCGGACGAAAAGGGAGGGGGCGATCTTTTCCCTCATTCCTTTTGCCTTTCTTTTCTTCTATGGGCTGAAGAACACTGGTCAAGGGGGTGTTCTTTCCTTCAGTAATATCCTCTTTCTTTTACTTTTGGTAGTGACTTTGATCGAGCTAATACGGTTGAGATTATGGCGTAGGTTTAGGGAGCTTGATTACACCTTTTTCCTTGCTTCCCTCTTCATTCCTATCTTTTCTCTGCTCGTTATCCGGGTCAATAGCTATCTGGGTGAGAAGGCGGTAAGGGTGAATCCCCTTTTGCTCCCATTGGTGATTAAGTTTCTCATCCTCTATTTAGGGGCTCGTGTCATCCTTTCCGATGAAAGGCTCGTTCGTCCTCTCCTTGTCATTGGGGCAATAGGAGGGGTGATGGTTAGCTTCTTTTAGGATGATCAAGGTAGGGGTTCTTGGAGGAAGAAGGATAGAGGTTCCGGAGGTGGAGGAGTTTTCCCTTGTTTTGGGAAGGGTGATAGTTTCCCGGGGCTTTATCTTGGTAACTGGCGGCGTTTCCGGGGTGGGAGAGCTCGCCTCGCGCGGAGCGGCGGAGTGGCTTAGGAAGCAGGGGATGAGCATCGATGATTTCATCATCTCCCTTCTTCCTTTTGGGATTCCCCCGATCCACCCCTATGGGAGGGTTATCCACCGGGGGAGAGATTGGAGGGAGAGGCGAAGGGAGCTTGCAAGATTTGCCGATTACTTCATTGCCGTATCTGGCGGAGAAGGGACGCTCGATGAGATGGAGCAGGTAATTCGCCTTGGAAAACCGCTTCTCCCCATAGGAAGGGGGGAGGGAACGGCGCTTCCCATCTGGGAGAAGTTGATGAGGGAAGAAAGGGATGAGGCGAAAAGAAGAATGCTTGAGCGGGTGGGACCTGATGCTGATTTCGATGGAATGGCGGAGGAAATAGGGGATTATCTTGTGTCTTTAAGGGAGAAGGAGATTGGTCAATAATGACCTCATCTCTGAGGTAGCGGAGAGATTGCTTGAAGCTCAACCCGCCTCCGCCCTCACCGGGGCAGGGATCTCGGTGGAATCGGGGATACCGCCGTTTCGGGGGCGAGAGGGGTTGTGGTCGCGCTACGATCCCGAAGAATACGCTACTATCGAGGCGTTCAATCGAGACCCGGCTAAGGTCTGGCAGATGCTAAAGGAGATGATGGAGCTCCTCATAAGGGCGAAGCCCAATCCAGCCCACCTCGCTTTGGCTGAGCTTGAAAGGCTTGGACTTCTCTCCTCGGTCATTACCCAGAACATAGACGGTCTTCATCAGCGGGCAGGATCGAAAAAGGTGATAGAGCTACACGGAAGCGGGGATAGGCTCATCTGCACCGAGTGCCGAAAGGTGTTTCCCATCTCCCCGGATCTTCTCTTAACCCTTCCCCCACGCTGCCCCTGCGGGGGTATCCTTCGCCCTGATGTGGTCTTCTTCGGCGAACCCCTCCCTGAGGAGGCTTTTTCCGCCGCACTTGCCGAGGCTTCATCCTCTCGGTTGTTTTTCGTAATTGGGACCTCGGCGGTGGTTTATCCTGCTGCCTCTCTTCCCTTAATCGCTAAAAGGGAAGGGGCGGTGATAGTTGAGATAAACCAGGAGCAAACGGTGCTGGCTGCCGGTATTTCTCATTATTTTCTTGAGGGGAGCGCCGGCGTTGTCCTTCCTAAGCTCCTCCTCGAGGTGAGGAGGAGGATAAGTTGAATTAGGATAATCCGTTAAGAGAAAGGGGGATTAAATGTTCGACAAAGGGAGGCTTTATCTCGCGGTTTTCCTCATTTCTGTTTCCCTTCTTTCCTTTGAGCTTCTTCAAACGCGGATACTCTCGGTAATCTTCTGGAACCATCTGGTATACCTTACGGTGACCATTGCCCTTCTTGGGTTTGGCATCGCCGGGGCTTTTCTCTCCATCTTTTCGGAAAAGCTTCTGAGGAGGCGGGAGACCGTTCTTTCTCTATCCTCACTGCTTTACGCTCTTTCTCTTCCCTCCGCTGTTTTCCTTATGACCCTTTTGCCCACCATAGGAAGTAGGCTCAGCGTTTTCGCTAAGCTGGTGATCTCCTATAACCTGCTGGTTATCCCCTTTTTCTTCGCTGGCCTTGCGGTTTCACTCGTATTTACCGGATTTAGTGAGAGGATAAACCGCCTCTACTTCGCCAATATGGTTGGCTCAGGGGTAGGGGCGGTTCTCTTCATCTTTCTCATTGAGCCCCTCGGTGCCCCAAAACTGCTATTTTTGCTCGCATTGATGGGGGCTGTTTCCGCCTTCCTTTTTACCCTGGATAGGAAGGAAAGGAGATTATCCTTGGTTTTCCTTCTGTTTTTCCTCCTCTTTACTCCCTTGGCTAACCTTGTCCTAAAGGTTCGCCCGGAGGGATACAAATATCTCGGTAAGTTTACCAATCACTTCCTTTACCCGGAATCCCGGGTTCTCGTTTCCCGTTGGACCCCAATAGCCCGGATAGATCTGGTGGAGGATAACAAACGACATCTCCTTTACTACCTGAGCGAGTTTCGTCCCACTGACTACAAGGTCATAACCATCGATGGCGATGCCCTTACCCCCATCTTTTCCGCTCGTTTCTTCGATTTGCTGAAGGAGAGGGCAAAGAAGAGAGGGGATGTGGGTAACTTCAATGCGTCTTATGTGATAAGGAAGAGACCCGAGGTGCTGGTTATCGGTATGGGAGGGGGGATAGATGTGATGAGCGCCATCGCCTTTGAAGCGAGGAGGGTGAAGGCGGTGGAGATCAATCGTGCCATCTTCGAGCTTACTACCAAAAGGTACAACGATTTCAACGGGATCAATTTCGACGGAAAAAGGGTCATCCCTTATAACAGGGAGGGAAGAAGCTTCATCAAGCGGGATAAGGGGCAATACGATATCATCCAGATAAATGCGATAGATACCTTTGCTGCCCTTTCCTCCGGTGCCTATGTCCTTTCCGAAAACTACCTCTATACAGTGGAGGCTTTTCGTGATTACTTCCATCACCTTAAAAAGGATGGGATCCTTTCGATAAACCGCTGGTTCCTCTTTCCGCCCCGGGAGGTCTTACGGCTAAGCTCCCTCGCCCTCTTTGCTTACCGCGAGCTTGGTGTTTCCCATCCAGAGCGGAATGTCTTCGTCTCGGCGCAAAAGGGCGGTGGCTGGGCGGTCTCTCTCTTCAAGCGAACCGCTTTCAGCCAGGAAGAGGTGAAAAGATTGCTCGAATTCTGTAAGAGAAGTGGTAGTACGATCATCTTCTTCCCCAAGGTATTCCCCAAAGAAGAGCAAGAAAGGCTTGAAAGGGGGTATTACTCTCAGATCGATGACGAACATCTCCTTCAGGCATCCAGGGTATTCAATCACCTCTTTTCCTCCTTTTCGCAAGGGGATATTTATCGCTTCTTCGATACCTATCGCTACAATGTGCGACCGGTATGGGATGATAGACCCTTCTTCTTCGAGTACAATCGAGTTACCGACATTTTCAAGATAGAGGGCTTCACCATTAGGGGGAATTGGCCCCTGTTTACCCTCTATTTCCTTTTTGCCATCGCCTCTCTTGTGGTCGTTATTCTAATCATCCTTCCCCTTTACTTCCATCAGCGGAAGGGACTGACAAGTAAAGGGGCGGGAGCGGTGAGCATTTATTTCATAGCCTTAGGGGTGGGATTTATGTTTGTGGAGATAGGGTTGATGCAGAAGCTGGTTCTCTTCCTTGGGCATCCCATCTACTCCATCTCCGTGGTGCTTACTACTCTACTCGTTTTCTCTGGATTGGGAAGCTATGTGAGCGGGAGGATGGGGCTTAGTCCTCCACGAGTGATCTTACTGAGCGTTGTCATGGTAAGCGCTATCCTTCTTTCTTATGTTAAATTTCTTCCTCCCATCGTTGAACATTTTCTCAAGGAGGGGATTTCCTTCCGCATCCTGTTGAGTATAGGGCTGTTGGCACCCCTTTCCTTCTTTATGGGAATGCCCTTCCCCTCGGGACTCAGGATACTTAAAGAGAGGCGGATAAACCTCATCCCCTGGGCGTGGGGAGTAAATGGCGGGGCTTCTGTCCTCGCCTCGGTTCTCGCCATCATTATTGCGATGTGGTTCGGGTTTCTTTCGGTGGTTATCAGCGCATCCCTTGTTTACCTTCTTGGTGCAGTAGTTTTCTTGTGCCGAGGAGGGAGGTTGGGGGGAAGGGGAGGTTGACTAACCGGGCTTATCCCGTTATAATTAAGAGCCGGTAAGCCTCGGCGGAGAGGTGTCCGAGAGGCCGAAGGAGCACGCTTGGAAAGCGTGTGTGCGGGAAACCGCACC from Acidobacteriota bacterium encodes:
- a CDS encoding ABC transporter ATP-binding protein, which produces MENDIVLKTENLRKVYRVGKIEIHALKGVDLAIKRGEFVSIVGPSGCGKSTLLYLMGGMAKPTAGKVIVDGIELSSVDENVRARIRRKKIGFVFQMFNLFPTLTALGNLEIAMQIANEGRSDKEKALRLLELVGLKNKVKHKPLELSMGEQQRVAIARALINEPDIILADEPTGNLDSANSDIIIDLLRELNERLNQTIVMITHNLEAAYRADRQIYMKDGRIIHPSELE
- a CDS encoding DUF4292 domain-containing protein, translating into MRRFILLILLPFLISCAPKIIPKGAPLPSYKKATLPELIEKINERNQRIHSLIASLRIEFKPAPSAKFLACSARMLLMKPNKIRLKGYKPLLPTFFLLVSDGESYWFAIPSRKKVYTGRADIPSPLKVLSSGTGTEEMVRLKPKAIIDALLLDKIQLGENKYAFLDILPNFYIINVVKKDSDGLHSERRIWIERKELTIEHHQLFDERGRLVSEVYFRNYRDCGAILFPKLVFIKRPFERVNLRLTFGNIKVNEEISPDAFNYQVPPDMEIVKEER
- a CDS encoding LOG family protein; its protein translation is MIKVGVLGGRRIEVPEVEEFSLVLGRVIVSRGFILVTGGVSGVGELASRGAAEWLRKQGMSIDDFIISLLPFGIPPIHPYGRVIHRGRDWRERRRELARFADYFIAVSGGEGTLDEMEQVIRLGKPLLPIGRGEGTALPIWEKLMREERDEAKRRMLERVGPDADFDGMAEEIGDYLVSLREKEIGQ
- a CDS encoding NAD-dependent deacylase; translation: MSEVAERLLEAQPASALTGAGISVESGIPPFRGREGLWSRYDPEEYATIEAFNRDPAKVWQMLKEMMELLIRAKPNPAHLALAELERLGLLSSVITQNIDGLHQRAGSKKVIELHGSGDRLICTECRKVFPISPDLLLTLPPRCPCGGILRPDVVFFGEPLPEEAFSAALAEASSSRLFFVIGTSAVVYPAASLPLIAKREGAVIVEINQEQTVLAAGISHYFLEGSAGVVLPKLLLEVRRRIS